The proteins below are encoded in one region of Hordeum vulgare subsp. vulgare chromosome 3H, MorexV3_pseudomolecules_assembly, whole genome shotgun sequence:
- the LOC123442865 gene encoding E3 ubiquitin-protein ligase SINA-like 7: MQKKSAKKGTKGVGEPNKTMDSSGGSVPKKARTTTTAKEEEEIFNVFSLEMDSLECDVCFLPFESQIYSCKNGHAACGSCCISMRRKCPTCSEPVGDFRCRAMEKILAGMTRPCRFNKHGCTETVRYTEARAHEEEACRFAPYSCPFDGCAYRGRLLYGHILDAHAPAGDAATFKKCTTSNAMVVTVTLQKSTPFRTLLHPDEESVFLLLNGGDVPTARSLSVVRVCPYGAEVDQKAESTAGVLLWWSLSARLELQFVRQLQGYKAKRFLFVPDDFWGSTDSLDVTVCLW; encoded by the exons ATGCAGAAAAAGAGCGCCAAGAAAGGCACCAAGGGTGTCGGCGAACCAAACAAGACTATGGATTCTAGCGGTGGCAGCGTACCAAAGAAGGCGAGAACAACAACCACtgccaaggaggaagaagagatcttCAACGTCTTCTCCCTTGAGATGGATTCTCTGGAATGCGACGTGTGCTTTTTACCATTTGAGTCGCAAATTTACTCG TGCAAGAACGGGCACGCCGCGTGCGGCAGCTGCTGCATCAGCATGCGCCGGAAGTGCCCCACCTGCAGCGAGCCCGTCGGCGACTTCCGGTGCCGTGCCATGGAGAAGATCCTCGCCGGCATGACCAGGCCATGCCGGTTCAACAAGCATGGATGCACGGAGACCGTCCGGTACACGGAGGCGCGCGCCCACGAGGAGGAGGCATGCCGCTTCGCGCCCTACAGCTGCCCGTTCGACGGCTGCGCCTACCGCGGCCGCCTCCTCTACGGTCACATCCTTGACGCCCACGCGCCAGCCGGCGACGCCGCCACCTTCAAAAAGTGTACCACTTCCAACGCCATGGTCGTCACGGTGACCCTACAGAAGTCGACGCCCTTCCGCACGCTGCTCCACCCCGACGAGGAGAGCGTGTTCCTCCTGCTCAACGGCGGCGACGTCCCCACGGCCCGCTCGCTCTCGGTGGTCCGCGTCTGCCCATACGGGGCCGAGGTGGATCAGAAGGCGGAGTCAACTGCAGGGGTATTGCTGTGGTGGTCGTTGTCGGCGCGTTTGGAACTGCAGTTCGTCCGTCAGCTGCAGGGGTACAAGGCCAAACGCTTCCTGTTCGTACCCGACGATTTCTGGGGCTCAACGGATAGCTTGGACGTCACCGTGTGTCTCTGGTGA
- the LOC123442864 gene encoding receptor-like protein 37 — protein sequence MAYPKPFRLLPLLLHLQLVAVAVTVNSLLPSEPRFTDHTTASLDCLPDQASALLRLKQSFLTTNHFTVAFRSWKVDMDCCRWEGVRCRGSTGRVSSLDLGDRGLESPNLDLSLFELSSLRYLNLSGNDFHMSEMPSIGFERLTKLTHLNLSATNFSGQVPSGIGRLSNLVSLDLSFRFEPSIGPFHVDGKFHADITRPGQLTLPNLTVILENMASLRELHLGFVDLSNQGGEWCTALARVLCRILLFECSSTRL from the exons ATGGCCTATCCCAAGCCATTCCGCTTGCTGCCTCTGCTCCTACACCTCCAGCTCGTGGCCGTGGCCGTGACCGTGAACTCACTACTTCCTTCCGAGCCTCGGTTCACTGACCACACCACCGCGTCGCTGGATTGTCTGCCGGACCAGGCGTCGGCATTGCTCCGGCTGAAACAGTCCTTCCTCACCACAAATCACTTCACCGTCGCCTTCCGTTCATGGAAGGTCGACATGGACTGCTGCCGCTGGGAAGGCGTTCGCTGCCGCGGCTCCACCGGCCGCGTCTCGTCGCTTGACTTGGGCGATCGCGGCTTGGAGAGTCCCAACCTCGACCTCTCGCTCTTCGAGCTAAGTTCCTTAAGGTATCTCAACCTGTCCGGAAATGATTTTCATATGTCTGAGATGCCATCCATCGGGTTTGAGCGGCTCACCAAGCTAACCCACCTCAACCTCTCCGCCACCAACTTCTCAGGCCAGGTGCCATCCGGCATAGGCCGCCTCAGCAACCTCGTCTCTCTTGACCTCTCCTTCCGCTTCGAACCATCAATTGGACCGTTCCACGTCGACGGCAAGTTCCACGCCGACATAACTCGTCCAGGGCAGCTCACACTCCCAAACTTAACGGTCATACTTGAAAACATGGCTAGCTTGAGGGAGCTCCATCTTGGCTTCGTGGATCTCTCCAACCAAGGGGGCGAGTGGTGCACTGCTTTGGCCAG GGTTCTTTGCCGGATTCTCCTCTTTGAGTGTTCTTCAACTCGGTTATAA